A segment of the Spiroplasma helicoides genome:
AAAATGATGATTTTTTTTTATAATATTCTCATTTTTCATATTAAGCGCTTAATTTTGCTCTACCCTTTGCTCTTCTGGCTTTGATAATTTTTCTACCATTTTTTGTAGCCATTCTTGCTCTAAATCCGTGGGTTCTAGCGTGTTTGATTTTACTTGGTTGTCAAGTTCTTTTCATGGTTACCCTCCTTAATCTAAATAAAACTTCATATAAAATTATATATTATTTATAAGCAATATTGTAAAGAAAGTTAATTATAATTGAGGTGTAAATAAAACCTAACTTAAAATGAAGGTGCAAAAAATGTTAAAAAAACTTGAATAAGTTAATATGTGAATAACTTTTATAACCCAGCA
Coding sequences within it:
- the rpmH gene encoding 50S ribosomal protein L34, with translation MKRTWQPSKIKHARTHGFRARMATKNGRKIIKARRAKGRAKLSA